A portion of the Streptomyces sp. NBC_01335 genome contains these proteins:
- a CDS encoding YczE/YyaS/YitT family protein, protein MYRLAASGTRTAGRERTGGPDRHGPEDHRSRRPRRPRRPRGWGWGRTRHGRPRFGTVANVVVLACSSDLGLRIVPEHLGLPARTGLLLGGVLLNGFSVAVYVGARLGPGPRDGLMTGASSLTGRSVRLVRTLMEIVVLAAGWLLGGSVGVGTVLYALAVGPVTQYFLPRFTYGGGDGLLTGEGGDPGRRTAGEAGPGVRPALE, encoded by the coding sequence ATGTACAGACTCGCCGCCAGTGGCACCCGGACAGCCGGGCGCGAACGTACGGGAGGGCCGGACCGGCATGGACCAGAAGACCACCGATCGCGACGACCCCGCCGACCCCGCCGACCCCGGGGCTGGGGCTGGGGCCGGACCCGGCACGGACGGCCGAGGTTCGGCACCGTCGCCAACGTCGTCGTCCTGGCGTGCTCGTCCGATCTCGGGCTCCGGATCGTCCCCGAGCACCTCGGCCTCCCGGCCCGGACCGGTCTGCTCCTCGGAGGCGTACTCCTCAACGGATTCTCCGTCGCCGTGTACGTCGGCGCCCGCCTCGGACCCGGCCCCCGCGACGGCCTGATGACCGGAGCGTCCAGCCTCACGGGGCGCTCCGTCCGGCTCGTCCGCACCCTGATGGAGATCGTCGTGCTGGCGGCGGGGTGGCTCCTCGGAGGCAGCGTGGGCGTCGGCACCGTGCTGTATGCGCTCGCGGTCGGCCCGGTCACCCAGTACTTCCTGCCCCGGTTCACCTATGGGGGCGGCGACGGACTCCTTACGGGGGAAGGCGGCGATCCCGGGCGGCGGACGGCCGGAGAGGCCGGCCCCGGGGTGAGGCCGGCCCTGGAGTGA
- a CDS encoding SDR family oxidoreductase: protein MRVFVTGASGWIGSAVVPELIAAGHQVVGLARSDASAAALTKAGAEVRHGSLDDLEVLREAAAESDGVIHLAFRHDLAFSGSFDAATEADRRAIDTLGEALAGSGRPLVIASGILGLAPGRVATEEDGQPSGREGGAGAEAPASGPAGRLANAHATLALADRNVRPSVVRLPPTVHGDGDHGFLATVVATARAKDVSGYIGDGANRWPAVHRDDAARLFRLALENAPAGATLHAIGDEGVPIRTVAEVIGKHLGVPVASVAPADAAAHFTWLADLLALDSPASADRTRALLDWRPTGPGLLDDLAEGHYFKKSPAA, encoded by the coding sequence ATGCGTGTATTCGTCACCGGCGCGTCCGGCTGGATCGGCTCGGCGGTCGTTCCGGAACTCATCGCCGCAGGTCATCAGGTGGTTGGGCTCGCCCGCTCGGACGCCTCCGCCGCCGCGCTCACCAAGGCGGGCGCCGAGGTGCGGCACGGCTCGCTCGACGACCTGGAGGTGCTGCGCGAGGCGGCGGCCGAGTCGGACGGCGTGATCCACCTCGCCTTCCGGCACGACCTCGCGTTCAGCGGCAGCTTCGACGCGGCCACCGAGGCGGACCGCCGTGCCATCGACACCCTCGGTGAGGCACTCGCCGGTTCGGGCCGCCCGCTGGTGATCGCCTCCGGGATTCTCGGCCTCGCCCCGGGACGGGTCGCCACCGAGGAGGACGGGCAGCCCTCCGGCCGGGAAGGCGGCGCGGGTGCGGAAGCCCCGGCAAGCGGTCCGGCCGGCCGGCTGGCCAACGCCCACGCGACGCTCGCTCTGGCGGACCGGAACGTCCGCCCCTCGGTCGTACGCCTGCCCCCGACGGTGCACGGGGACGGGGACCACGGCTTCCTCGCCACGGTGGTCGCCACCGCCCGCGCCAAGGACGTCTCCGGCTACATCGGCGACGGCGCCAACCGCTGGCCCGCCGTCCACCGGGACGACGCCGCGCGCCTCTTCCGCCTCGCGCTGGAGAACGCCCCGGCCGGTGCGACCCTGCACGCCATCGGCGACGAGGGTGTGCCGATCCGGACGGTCGCCGAAGTGATCGGGAAGCACCTCGGAGTGCCGGTGGCCTCCGTCGCCCCGGCCGACGCAGCCGCTCACTTCACCTGGCTCGCCGACCTCCTCGCCCTTGACAGCCCCGCCTCCGCCGACCGCACCCGCGCCCTGCTGGACTGGCGGCCGACCGGGCCGGGCCTCCTCGACGACCTCGCCGAGGGGCACTACTTCAAGAAGAGCCCGGCCGCCTGA
- a CDS encoding ArnT family glycosyltransferase yields the protein MTDESDSEQQAERTGRAEKTSVAGPPVGPLDRRVFVVAGVVFAVLMAFSTRYGFHADELYFLDSARHLQASYVDQPVLAPLLARVSLSLFGVSEAGLRLWPALAAAGTVVVGGLTAREFDGARRSQLLAAVATGTMPVLLGGAHLANTTSYEVLAWAAIAFVVVRIGRTGDTRWWLAAGALVGIGAEFNHLAAVFGIVLLAAVLLGPARRAVADRWLLAGVVAAVLLVLPDLWWQAHHDWAMFPMTRALNGKNGGPGNVLTWVVGQVVIAGPVMLAVWVAGLRFLWRSGRPLWRCLVTSYAVLFVLFALTTGAQIYYLGGLYVCLLAAGAVARDGWLYALPDRMRSLRTGTAVSAAFLAVVVLPVLPPSQVGWTYGISTNSGESVGWPQLVGTVRQVWTGLPPAQRAHAVIFTADYAEAGAINELGRGSGLPTAVSAHNSAWWWGPGNPYATTVVAVAPGPDHAPGYTAYLRRYFRDVRVAATLTNPYGVHNVEWGGHVYVCTGPRRPWRAFWPELRHYG from the coding sequence ATGACGGACGAGTCGGATTCGGAGCAGCAGGCGGAACGGACGGGAAGGGCGGAGAAGACCTCGGTGGCCGGCCCGCCCGTCGGGCCGCTGGACCGGAGGGTGTTCGTCGTCGCGGGCGTGGTGTTCGCCGTGCTGATGGCGTTCTCCACGCGCTACGGCTTCCACGCCGACGAGTTGTACTTCCTCGACAGCGCCCGGCACCTCCAGGCGAGCTACGTGGACCAGCCGGTGCTGGCGCCACTGCTGGCCCGGGTCTCGTTGTCGCTGTTCGGCGTCTCGGAGGCCGGCCTGCGCCTGTGGCCGGCGCTGGCCGCGGCGGGCACGGTGGTCGTGGGCGGGCTGACCGCGCGGGAGTTCGACGGGGCGCGGCGGAGCCAGTTGCTCGCGGCGGTCGCCACCGGCACCATGCCGGTGCTGCTCGGCGGTGCGCACCTCGCCAACACCACCTCGTACGAGGTGCTGGCGTGGGCGGCGATCGCGTTCGTGGTCGTACGGATCGGCCGCACCGGTGACACGCGGTGGTGGCTCGCCGCCGGTGCTCTGGTCGGTATCGGCGCGGAGTTCAACCACCTCGCGGCCGTCTTCGGGATCGTCCTGCTGGCAGCCGTGCTGCTCGGCCCGGCCCGCCGGGCCGTGGCCGACCGCTGGCTGCTCGCGGGCGTGGTGGCGGCCGTCCTGCTCGTACTGCCCGACCTGTGGTGGCAGGCGCACCACGACTGGGCGATGTTCCCGATGACGCGGGCGCTGAACGGGAAGAACGGCGGTCCCGGCAACGTCCTCACCTGGGTCGTGGGGCAGGTCGTCATCGCGGGCCCGGTGATGCTGGCGGTGTGGGTGGCGGGCCTTCGGTTCTTGTGGCGGTCCGGCCGGCCGCTGTGGCGGTGCCTGGTGACCTCGTACGCCGTGCTGTTCGTGCTGTTCGCGCTGACGACCGGAGCACAGATCTACTACCTGGGCGGGCTGTACGTGTGCCTGCTGGCGGCGGGGGCGGTCGCGCGCGACGGGTGGCTGTACGCGCTCCCGGACCGGATGCGCAGCCTGCGGACGGGCACGGCCGTCTCCGCCGCGTTCCTCGCCGTGGTCGTGCTGCCGGTGCTGCCGCCCTCGCAGGTCGGCTGGACGTACGGCATCAGCACCAACTCCGGGGAATCCGTGGGCTGGCCCCAACTCGTCGGCACCGTACGGCAGGTGTGGACCGGGCTGCCGCCCGCACAGCGCGCGCACGCGGTGATCTTCACGGCGGACTACGCCGAGGCCGGCGCGATCAACGAACTCGGCCGGGGCTCCGGGCTGCCCACCGCCGTGAGCGCCCACAACAGCGCCTGGTGGTGGGGCCCGGGCAACCCGTACGCCACGACCGTGGTGGCCGTCGCCCCGGGCCCGGACCACGCCCCCGGATACACCGCATACCTGCGCCGGTACTTCCGTGACGTCCGTGTGGCGGCCACCCTCACCAACCCCTACGGCGTGCACAACGTCGAATGGGGCGGCCACGTCTACGTCTGCACGGGCCCCCGCCGCCCGTGGCGCGCGTTCTGGCCCGAGTTGCGGCACTACGGGTGA
- a CDS encoding MerR family transcriptional regulator, with translation MTVTQSTPVRPVPQQVSPPGRTARYTISEVAARTGLTAHTLRWYERIGLMPHVDRSQTGQRRFTDKDLDWLAFVGKLRLTGMPVADMVRYAELLREGEHTFDQRQELLEATRRDVRARIAELHETLTVLDYKIDFYASARRAPERPCG, from the coding sequence ATGACGGTGACGCAGAGCACGCCGGTACGGCCCGTACCCCAGCAGGTCTCCCCGCCGGGCCGTACGGCCCGGTACACGATCAGCGAGGTCGCGGCCCGCACCGGGCTCACCGCGCACACCCTGCGCTGGTACGAGCGGATCGGCCTGATGCCGCACGTCGACCGCTCGCAGACCGGTCAGCGGCGGTTCACCGACAAGGACCTCGACTGGCTGGCCTTCGTCGGCAAGCTCCGGCTGACCGGGATGCCGGTGGCCGACATGGTCCGGTACGCGGAGCTGCTGCGCGAGGGCGAGCACACCTTCGACCAGAGGCAGGAGCTGCTGGAGGCGACCCGCCGCGACGTACGGGCGCGGATCGCGGAGCTCCACGAGACGCTCACCGTCCTCGACTACAAGATCGACTTCTACGCGAGCGCCCGACGGGCGCCGGAAAGGCCGTGTGGCTGA
- a CDS encoding TetR family transcriptional regulator — protein MGRWQPNARERLGQAALELYGERGFEQTTAAQIAARAGLTERTFFRHYADKREVLFGGAHLLEQAFVEALAATPRTAAPIDAMASALEAAAAYFEDRRPFARQRQAVIMASNDLHERELVKLAALAAALTGTLRERGVPEPAASLTAEAGIAVFKVGFERWVGGAEDEERPLLHFLRESLGELKAVAAGE, from the coding sequence ATGGGCCGATGGCAACCGAACGCGCGCGAACGTCTGGGACAGGCGGCGCTGGAGCTGTACGGCGAGCGCGGCTTCGAGCAGACCACCGCCGCGCAGATCGCCGCCCGCGCCGGGCTCACCGAGCGGACCTTTTTCCGCCATTACGCGGACAAGCGCGAGGTGCTCTTCGGTGGCGCGCACCTGCTGGAGCAGGCCTTCGTGGAGGCGCTCGCCGCAACTCCGAGGACGGCCGCACCGATCGACGCGATGGCCTCCGCGCTGGAGGCCGCTGCCGCCTACTTCGAGGACCGCCGCCCGTTCGCCCGGCAGCGCCAGGCCGTCATCATGGCCAGCAACGACCTCCACGAACGCGAACTCGTCAAGCTCGCCGCGCTGGCCGCCGCGCTGACCGGGACGCTCCGCGAACGCGGCGTCCCGGAACCCGCCGCCAGCCTCACCGCCGAGGCGGGCATCGCCGTCTTCAAGGTCGGCTTCGAACGCTGGGTCGGCGGCGCCGAGGACGAGGAGCGCCCCCTGCTGCACTTCCTGCGGGAGTCGCTGGGCGAGCTCAAGGCGGTGGCGGCGGGGGAGTGA
- a CDS encoding class I SAM-dependent methyltransferase: protein MSAAPNGGASSEGGRYGEAFFRPEQAGEGERIDFGALAYDDLTLARLRALGAGPGWRCLDVGAGTGTVSRRLLGEAGVESVLAVDRDVRFLGERPVPGLDLVEADITAPGFVSGTYDLVHARFVLMHLAEHERLITSLAELVAPGGVLVLSDAVDLSGDRTPGTPYATAMRAMWQGLRASIGTDVSWVPSYPQLLRGAGLEPVAAEIHVPPLQPESPISRFWADTWERSRSAMIATGLVDDAALDDAIRYLVSDECAALSAGMLTAWGWKPGAAPGASPAARGR from the coding sequence GTGAGCGCCGCGCCGAACGGGGGCGCCTCATCGGAAGGGGGCCGGTACGGCGAGGCGTTCTTCCGCCCCGAGCAGGCGGGCGAGGGCGAACGCATCGACTTCGGGGCCCTCGCCTACGACGACCTCACCCTGGCGCGGCTGCGGGCGCTCGGCGCCGGCCCGGGGTGGCGCTGCCTCGACGTGGGTGCGGGCACGGGCACGGTCTCCCGCCGGCTGCTGGGCGAGGCCGGGGTGGAGAGCGTGCTCGCCGTCGACCGCGACGTACGGTTCCTCGGCGAGCGGCCGGTCCCCGGGCTCGACCTCGTGGAGGCCGACATCACCGCCCCGGGGTTCGTCTCCGGCACGTACGACCTCGTCCACGCGCGCTTCGTCCTGATGCATCTCGCCGAGCACGAGCGCCTGATCACCTCGCTGGCCGAACTCGTCGCCCCGGGCGGCGTGTTGGTGCTGAGCGACGCGGTTGACCTGAGCGGTGACCGTACGCCCGGCACCCCGTACGCCACGGCGATGCGGGCGATGTGGCAGGGGCTGCGGGCGTCGATCGGCACCGATGTCTCCTGGGTGCCGTCGTACCCGCAGCTGTTGCGCGGGGCGGGACTTGAACCTGTCGCCGCCGAGATCCACGTACCGCCGCTCCAGCCGGAGAGCCCCATCAGCCGCTTCTGGGCCGACACTTGGGAGCGCAGCCGGTCCGCGATGATCGCCACCGGGCTGGTGGACGACGCGGCCCTCGACGACGCGATCCGCTACCTGGTCTCCGACGAGTGCGCCGCGCTGTCGGCCGGGATGCTCACCGCGTGGGGGTGGAAACCGGGGGCGGCGCCCGGGGCGAGCCCTGCGGCGAGGGGGCGCTGA
- a CDS encoding serine hydrolase domain-containing protein produces the protein MQSLALIENWPVPTAAAAVVRADGTVLGTHGDTAHRFPLASVTKPLAAYAALVAYEEGAVELDEPAGPEGSTVRHLLAHTSGLAFDEHRVTAPAGTRRLYSNAGFEVLGEHLAKASGIPFAGYAREAVLEPLGMASTTLDGSPAKDGVSTVADLVRFVAEVQAPRLLDPRTVLEAQTVVHPGLKGVLPGYGHQNPNDWGLGFEIRDSKSPHWTGTTSSPATFGHFGQSGTFLWIDPVAGVACIALTDRAFGPWAAEVWTPFTDAVLAELR, from the coding sequence ATGCAGAGCCTGGCGTTGATCGAGAACTGGCCCGTCCCCACCGCGGCAGCCGCCGTCGTACGCGCGGACGGCACCGTCCTCGGTACGCACGGCGACACCGCGCACCGCTTCCCCCTCGCCTCAGTGACCAAGCCGCTGGCGGCGTACGCGGCGCTCGTCGCGTACGAGGAAGGCGCCGTGGAGCTGGACGAACCGGCCGGCCCGGAGGGCTCGACCGTCCGCCACCTGCTCGCCCACACCAGCGGCCTCGCCTTCGACGAGCACCGGGTGACGGCCCCGGCCGGTACCCGGCGGCTCTACTCCAACGCGGGGTTCGAGGTCCTCGGCGAGCACCTCGCGAAGGCGTCCGGCATCCCCTTCGCCGGCTACGCCCGCGAGGCCGTCCTCGAACCGCTGGGAATGGCGTCGACCACCCTCGACGGCTCCCCCGCCAAGGACGGCGTCTCGACCGTGGCCGACCTGGTCCGCTTCGTCGCCGAGGTCCAGGCGCCCCGGCTGCTGGACCCGCGCACGGTGCTGGAGGCGCAGACCGTCGTGCACCCCGGGCTCAAGGGCGTACTCCCCGGGTATGGCCACCAGAACCCCAACGACTGGGGCCTCGGCTTCGAGATCCGCGACTCCAAGTCCCCGCACTGGACCGGCACCACCTCGTCCCCGGCGACCTTCGGCCACTTCGGCCAGTCCGGCACGTTCCTCTGGATCGACCCGGTCGCGGGCGTCGCCTGCATCGCCCTGACCGACCGCGCCTTCGGCCCCTGGGCCGCCGAGGTGTGGACGCCGTTCACGGACGCGGTCCTGGCCGAACTGCGCTGA
- a CDS encoding DUF4118 domain-containing protein has translation MRSGLRDVVAVLSGVLAPLLLALVLIPVRTDITNTNAALLLVVVVGAVAALGNRLAGAVAALSSAAWFDFFHAEPFESFDIDDGADIETAVLLLVVGLAVSQLAARALVLRRFAFTEASHLDRLHRTTGLVRTGVSADAVMDRVRHELVDVLELSGCRFEYGAEPPVERDVAHGLAHGLTHDFAHDFTHTEPVGQPSLLAPDGSVRVPGWIWDVDRQGWPDGEIELRVTVLDRCLGRFVLTPPPGAVPPPLEARLVAVDLAAQAAVALPTPLRDAGPLPLPS, from the coding sequence ATGAGGTCCGGCCTGCGGGACGTGGTCGCCGTACTGTCCGGGGTACTGGCCCCGCTGCTCCTGGCGCTGGTCCTCATCCCCGTCCGTACCGATATCACGAACACGAACGCGGCGCTGCTCCTCGTCGTCGTGGTCGGGGCCGTGGCGGCGCTCGGGAACCGCCTCGCGGGCGCCGTCGCCGCGCTGTCGTCCGCCGCGTGGTTCGACTTCTTCCACGCCGAGCCGTTCGAGAGCTTCGACATCGACGACGGGGCCGACATCGAGACGGCCGTGCTGCTCCTGGTGGTCGGGCTGGCCGTGTCGCAGCTGGCCGCGCGGGCCCTGGTCCTGCGCCGGTTCGCCTTCACGGAGGCCTCCCACCTGGACCGGCTGCACCGTACGACGGGGCTGGTCAGGACCGGCGTGTCCGCCGACGCCGTGATGGACCGCGTCCGGCACGAGCTGGTGGACGTCCTGGAGCTGAGCGGGTGCCGCTTCGAGTACGGCGCCGAGCCCCCCGTCGAACGCGATGTCGCGCACGGGCTCGCGCACGGTCTGACGCACGACTTCGCGCACGACTTCACGCACACCGAGCCCGTCGGGCAGCCGTCGCTGCTCGCCCCGGACGGGAGCGTGCGGGTGCCGGGCTGGATCTGGGACGTGGACCGGCAGGGCTGGCCGGACGGCGAGATCGAGCTCCGGGTCACGGTGCTCGACCGCTGCCTGGGACGGTTCGTGCTGACTCCCCCGCCGGGCGCCGTACCCCCGCCCCTGGAGGCGCGCCTCGTCGCCGTCGACCTGGCCGCCCAGGCCGCCGTGGCGCTGCCGACCCCGCTCCGGGACGCGGGTCCGCTCCCTCTACCCTCGTAA
- the sigJ gene encoding RNA polymerase sigma factor SigJ: MPIPYEPDDGRPDPGPSAVMSERRRLINLSYRLLGSLTEAEDAVQETYARWYALSPQQRQAIDSPGAWLNKVAGRICLNLLGSARVRRETYVGEWIPEPLPEPAEWPGGRAGGYSAMDPADRVTLDESVGMAFLVVLESMTPAERVVFVLHDVFRYPFPEVAEIVGRTPVACRQLASSARRRIRTSRTPESPTALRAAVVRNFKQAWEAKDIEALIGLLDPRVTATGDGGGLATTARRPFEGAGQMARGLVGLVGGVTGLTFLERTVNGQPGLVAQQDGVVVTVYAFDIAGGLITHIWAVRNPEKLRPWTVSP, encoded by the coding sequence ATGCCCATCCCGTACGAGCCGGACGACGGCCGCCCCGATCCGGGTCCGAGCGCGGTCATGAGCGAGCGACGCCGGCTGATCAACCTCTCCTACCGGCTCCTCGGCTCCCTCACCGAGGCCGAGGACGCCGTGCAGGAGACGTACGCCCGCTGGTACGCGCTGTCACCGCAGCAGCGGCAGGCCATCGACTCCCCGGGCGCCTGGCTGAACAAGGTCGCCGGGCGCATCTGCCTCAACCTGCTCGGCTCCGCACGCGTCCGACGGGAGACGTACGTCGGTGAGTGGATTCCCGAGCCGCTGCCCGAACCCGCGGAGTGGCCCGGCGGTCGGGCGGGAGGCTACAGCGCCATGGACCCTGCCGACCGCGTCACCCTCGACGAGTCGGTCGGCATGGCCTTCCTCGTCGTACTCGAATCGATGACCCCGGCCGAACGCGTCGTCTTCGTCCTCCACGACGTCTTCCGCTACCCGTTCCCCGAAGTCGCCGAGATCGTCGGTCGCACCCCGGTGGCCTGCCGTCAGTTGGCCTCGTCGGCCCGCAGGCGTATCCGTACCTCACGGACACCCGAGTCCCCGACCGCGCTGCGGGCCGCCGTCGTCAGGAACTTCAAGCAGGCCTGGGAGGCCAAGGACATCGAGGCCCTCATCGGTCTCCTCGATCCGCGGGTCACGGCGACCGGCGACGGCGGCGGCCTCGCCACCACGGCGCGCCGCCCCTTCGAAGGCGCCGGGCAGATGGCGCGGGGCCTCGTCGGCCTGGTCGGCGGAGTGACCGGTCTGACGTTTCTGGAGCGCACGGTCAACGGGCAGCCCGGCCTGGTCGCTCAGCAGGACGGCGTCGTCGTCACCGTGTACGCGTTCGACATCGCGGGTGGCCTGATCACGCACATCTGGGCCGTGCGCAACCCGGAGAAGCTCCGGCCGTGGACGGTGAGCCCCTGA
- a CDS encoding ankyrin repeat domain-containing protein: MNRRRSKKLSRKLVGAVLTGDTARIHVLLRTGADPEAADQDGTTPLYAASVQGDADAVEILLRAGAAPDTESGHGSEGTPLCAAACWGQADAVRVLLAAGADPHLREDHGTGSTALEWARKGSWPETVALLEAAEAGR, from the coding sequence ATGAACCGAAGGCGGTCCAAGAAGCTGTCGAGGAAGCTGGTCGGCGCGGTCCTGACCGGTGACACCGCGCGTATCCACGTACTCCTGCGCACCGGTGCCGATCCGGAGGCGGCCGACCAGGACGGCACCACCCCGCTCTACGCGGCCTCGGTCCAGGGCGACGCGGACGCCGTCGAAATCCTCCTGCGCGCCGGTGCCGCCCCGGACACCGAGAGCGGCCACGGAAGCGAGGGAACACCCCTGTGTGCGGCCGCCTGTTGGGGGCAAGCGGACGCCGTGCGCGTCCTCCTGGCAGCGGGAGCCGACCCGCACCTCCGCGAGGACCACGGCACGGGCAGCACGGCCCTCGAATGGGCGCGGAAAGGGTCTTGGCCGGAGACGGTCGCGCTGCTGGAGGCGGCGGAAGCCGGACGTTGA
- a CDS encoding PucR family transcriptional regulator gives MPRPDPAQRAAKDAHLHAATLKRLEQSSGRLSANAIARMDETLPWYRAMPPENRSWIGLVAQAGIAAFTEWFRHPETPQAISTDVFGTAPRELTRAITLRQTVEMVRTTIEVMEAAIEEVAAPGDESVLREALLVYAREIAFATAQVYAQAAEARGAWDARLESLVVNAVLSGEADEGAVSRAAALGWNSPEHVCVILGTAPDGDSELTVEAIRRAARGSKVQVLTGVLGHRLVVIAGGSDNPLQVARGLIGPYAAGPVVAGPVVPDLLAATRSAQAAAAGLKACIAWQDAPRPVLADDLLPERAMAGDPAARDQLVEEIYSPLEEAGSALLETLSVYLEQASSLEGAARMLFVHPNTVRYRLRRVTDVTGWSPSDVRSAFTLRIALILGRLAARDGQS, from the coding sequence GTGCCCCGACCCGATCCCGCGCAGCGCGCCGCCAAAGACGCCCATCTCCATGCCGCGACCCTGAAACGGCTGGAGCAGTCCTCCGGCCGGCTGTCGGCGAACGCCATCGCCCGCATGGACGAGACGCTGCCCTGGTACCGGGCCATGCCCCCGGAGAACCGGTCGTGGATCGGCCTGGTCGCGCAGGCGGGCATCGCCGCGTTCACCGAGTGGTTCCGGCATCCGGAGACCCCGCAGGCGATCTCCACCGACGTGTTCGGCACCGCCCCGCGCGAGCTGACCCGGGCGATCACGCTGCGACAGACCGTCGAGATGGTCCGTACGACGATCGAGGTCATGGAGGCGGCGATCGAGGAGGTCGCCGCTCCGGGCGACGAGTCCGTACTGCGCGAGGCCCTGCTCGTCTACGCCCGGGAGATCGCCTTCGCGACCGCCCAGGTCTACGCGCAGGCCGCCGAGGCGCGGGGCGCGTGGGACGCCCGGCTGGAATCGCTCGTGGTCAACGCGGTGCTGTCCGGCGAGGCGGACGAGGGGGCGGTCTCCCGGGCCGCCGCGCTCGGCTGGAACTCCCCCGAGCACGTCTGTGTGATCCTCGGCACCGCCCCGGACGGGGACAGCGAGCTGACGGTCGAGGCGATCCGGCGGGCCGCGCGCGGCTCCAAGGTGCAGGTGCTGACCGGTGTGCTGGGCCACCGCCTCGTGGTCATCGCGGGCGGCAGCGACAACCCGCTCCAGGTCGCGCGGGGTCTGATCGGCCCGTACGCGGCCGGGCCGGTCGTCGCCGGGCCGGTGGTCCCGGACCTGCTGGCGGCGACCCGGTCCGCGCAGGCTGCGGCCGCCGGACTCAAGGCGTGCATCGCGTGGCAGGACGCGCCCCGCCCGGTGCTGGCCGACGATCTCCTGCCGGAGCGCGCGATGGCCGGAGACCCTGCCGCGCGGGACCAGCTGGTGGAGGAGATCTACAGCCCTCTGGAGGAAGCCGGGTCCGCGCTCCTGGAAACGCTGAGTGTCTACCTGGAGCAGGCGAGCAGTCTGGAGGGCGCCGCCCGGATGCTGTTCGTGCACCCCAACACCGTGCGCTACCGGCTACGACGTGTGACGGACGTCACCGGCTGGTCGCCGTCCGATGTGCGCTCCGCCTTCACGCTCCGGATCGCGCTGATCCTGGGGCGCTTGGCCGCCAGAGATGGCCAGTCCTAG
- a CDS encoding carboxymuconolactone decarboxylase family protein translates to MSTRSTTEPATDPATAPAIDPATGPATDPAGAPVTGPATGPEAEEDGGVQSRLPDLTRLFPELPKLSGALRNALRNAPVPQAAINLSMLRGAQIVGSTYHAVSLTGVLRKAGETETRITAVATWQDAPFFTDSERVALKLTEAVLTPNPFGERVSDELFAEVAALYDEEAIWALALAIGQLSLFVPIALIGKPIPGRPVGKNYSR, encoded by the coding sequence ATGTCCACGCGAAGCACGACCGAACCGGCGACCGACCCGGCGACCGCGCCTGCGATCGATCCGGCGACCGGCCCGGCAACCGATCCGGCCGGCGCCCCCGTGACCGGCCCCGCGACCGGCCCGGAGGCGGAGGAGGACGGCGGAGTCCAGTCGCGTCTGCCCGACCTCACCCGGCTCTTCCCCGAACTGCCGAAACTCTCCGGAGCGCTGCGCAACGCCCTGCGGAACGCGCCGGTTCCGCAGGCCGCCATCAACCTGTCGATGCTCCGTGGCGCGCAGATCGTCGGCAGCACCTACCACGCCGTCTCCCTGACCGGCGTCCTCCGCAAGGCCGGGGAGACCGAGACGCGCATCACCGCCGTGGCGACGTGGCAGGACGCCCCCTTCTTCACCGACTCCGAACGAGTCGCACTGAAGCTCACGGAGGCCGTCCTCACCCCGAACCCCTTCGGGGAGCGCGTCTCCGACGAGCTGTTCGCCGAAGTGGCAGCTCTCTACGACGAGGAGGCGATCTGGGCGCTCGCCCTGGCCATCGGCCAGCTCTCCCTGTTCGTTCCGATCGCTCTCATCGGCAAGCCGATCCCCGGCAGGCCCGTCGGGAAGAACTACAGCAGGTAA
- a CDS encoding pirin family protein encodes MMSVHRAQSRYEGGDRAAGIESRHAFSFGSFYDPDNLRFGAVLACNEERLAPGAGFDEHPHSHTEIVTWVVEGELTHRDSAGHTRVVRAGDVQHLSAAAGVRHVERNDGDTPLTFLQVWLAPLEAGGEPAYTVVPGIADSTPYALPAAGAMLHVRRLAAGERAAVPDAARAYVHVVTGEVALGGDHLGPGDSARITDAEGLELRAAGAGAQVLVWELAG; translated from the coding sequence GTGATGTCCGTACACCGTGCGCAGAGCCGGTACGAGGGCGGGGACCGGGCGGCGGGGATCGAGTCCCGGCACGCCTTCTCCTTCGGTTCCTTCTACGACCCCGACAATCTCCGCTTCGGCGCGGTCCTCGCCTGCAACGAGGAGCGGCTCGCCCCCGGTGCGGGGTTCGACGAGCATCCGCACAGCCATACCGAGATCGTCACGTGGGTGGTGGAGGGCGAGCTCACCCACCGCGATTCGGCCGGTCACACCCGGGTGGTGCGCGCCGGTGACGTACAGCACCTCAGTGCGGCGGCCGGGGTCCGGCACGTCGAACGCAACGACGGCGACACCCCCCTGACCTTCCTCCAGGTGTGGCTGGCCCCGCTGGAGGCCGGCGGTGAGCCCGCGTACACCGTCGTCCCCGGCATCGCCGACTCCACCCCGTACGCCCTGCCCGCCGCCGGGGCGATGCTGCACGTCCGCCGGCTCGCGGCGGGCGAGCGCGCGGCGGTCCCGGACGCGGCGCGGGCGTACGTCCACGTGGTGACCGGCGAGGTGGCCCTCGGCGGCGACCACCTCGGGCCGGGCGACTCGGCCCGGATCACGGACGCCGAGGGGCTGGAGCTGCGGGCGGCGGGCGCGGGGGCGCAGGTGCTGGTGTGGGAGCTGGCGGGCTGA